A stretch of the Thiomicrorhabdus indica genome encodes the following:
- the era gene encoding GTPase Era: MSNQVDTPESPESDESFQCGFAAVIGRPNVGKSTIMNELLGQKLSITSHKPQTTRHRIHGIHTTDAFQIVFVDTPGMHLGGKKSINDYMNRTATSAFADVDVVMFVVEAGRWTEEDKVVARKLKHLQMPIILVVNKIDKLNDKTELYPYVEQIQQEVTFDALLPISAYKKINLPALETEVLKFIPKQPAIFPEDSITDRSMRFLAAEMIREKLMRSLGDEVPYGATVEIEQFEFDDEEGRWVIHGLILVERAGQKKIVIGHKGSVIKDIGMKARKDLIAMLDARVHLELWVKVKENWSDDARALASLGYNDNI; this comes from the coding sequence ATGTCTAATCAAGTTGATACACCTGAGTCACCCGAGTCGGATGAATCGTTTCAATGTGGCTTTGCTGCGGTAATTGGTCGGCCAAATGTTGGTAAATCGACAATCATGAATGAGCTTTTGGGTCAAAAACTTAGCATTACTTCGCACAAGCCTCAAACCACACGCCATAGAATTCATGGTATTCACACGACCGATGCCTTTCAGATTGTTTTTGTCGATACTCCTGGGATGCATTTGGGAGGAAAGAAATCGATTAACGATTATATGAATCGTACCGCAACCAGTGCTTTTGCTGATGTAGATGTAGTGATGTTTGTAGTTGAAGCTGGGCGTTGGACGGAAGAAGATAAGGTGGTTGCACGCAAGCTTAAGCATTTGCAGATGCCAATTATTTTAGTAGTCAATAAGATTGATAAACTCAATGATAAAACCGAACTTTACCCTTATGTTGAACAAATTCAACAAGAGGTTACGTTTGATGCCTTGTTACCTATTTCAGCGTATAAAAAAATCAATCTACCTGCATTGGAAACCGAAGTTTTAAAGTTTATTCCCAAGCAACCTGCGATTTTTCCAGAAGATTCTATTACAGATCGCTCGATGCGTTTTTTAGCAGCTGAAATGATTCGTGAAAAACTTATGCGTAGCCTTGGAGATGAAGTCCCTTATGGTGCGACAGTTGAAATCGAGCAGTTTGAATTTGATGACGAAGAGGGGCGTTGGGTCATTCATGGATTGATTTTGGTTGAACGCGCGGGCCAAAAGAAAATTGTGATTGGTCACAAAGGTTCCGTTATTAAAGACATTGGTATGAAAGCGCGTAAAGATTTAATCGCCATGCTTGATGCACGCGTGCATCTAGAGTTGTGGGTTAAGGTGAAAGAAAACTGGTCGGATGATGCGCGTGCTTTGGCAAGCTTGGGCTATAACGATAATATATAA
- the rnc gene encoding ribonuclease III gives MPTPQQPVMEIERERKLIQLSKKLGYEFQDLNFLQRALTHRSAGSKNNERLEFLGDSLVNFMVADVLFHQFTKLAEGDMSRIRAHLVKGDTLAIIGKEYDLSDYLILGPGELKSGGYRRESIIADSVEAIIAAVYEDGGLDACRAMVMRLYQKRLENLDPKKMGKDPKTRLQEFLQSRNQSLPEYSIISVNGAAHAQEFTVCCYVEMLNTKFEASASSRRKAEQKAAEIALDEIESRNI, from the coding sequence ATGCCCACACCGCAGCAGCCAGTTATGGAGATCGAAAGAGAACGTAAATTGATTCAGTTATCTAAAAAACTTGGTTATGAGTTTCAGGATTTAAACTTTTTACAACGTGCGTTGACCCACCGAAGTGCCGGTTCTAAAAACAATGAAAGACTTGAGTTTTTGGGCGATAGTTTGGTGAATTTTATGGTGGCAGACGTTCTGTTTCATCAGTTTACTAAACTTGCTGAGGGAGATATGAGTCGTATCAGAGCTCATTTGGTAAAAGGGGATACCTTAGCGATTATCGGTAAAGAATATGATTTGAGTGATTATCTGATTCTTGGACCGGGTGAATTGAAAAGTGGTGGCTATCGCCGTGAATCGATTATTGCGGATTCCGTGGAGGCGATTATTGCTGCGGTCTATGAGGATGGCGGCTTGGACGCCTGTCGTGCTATGGTGATGAGACTCTATCAGAAGCGTTTGGAAAACCTTGATCCCAAAAAAATGGGGAAAGATCCTAAAACACGTTTACAAGAGTTTTTGCAATCACGAAACCAATCATTGCCCGAGTACAGTATTATCAGTGTGAATGGTGCCGCGCATGCACAAGAATTTACCGTATGCTGTTATGTTGAAATGTTGAATACCAAATTTGAAGCCAGTGCTTCAAGCCGACGTAAAGCGGAACAAAAAGCCGCAGAAATCGCTTTAGATGAAATTGAAAGCCGGAACATTTAA